The Deltaproteobacteria bacterium genome contains a region encoding:
- the pyrF gene encoding orotidine-5'-phosphate decarboxylase, with amino-acid sequence MRSRLIFALDVGSVREALELVAKLAQDVGMFKVGKQLFLHAGPQIVRDIRDRGGEVFLDLKFHDIPRTVAKAGVEAARMGARMFDLHASGSLEMMQRTVNEVGKVCRSEGLRKPKILAVTVLTSLNRDDLKRVGVMSGVEGQVVRLARLAKLAGMDGVITSPLEIGRIRKECGRGFIIITPGAQAQEGDGDDPNQQRAMTSEEAVRAGADYLMVGRPIRDASDPVAAARDTVAAMERGLASVERRVRLFSERKP; translated from the coding sequence ATGCGGTCGCGCCTCATCTTCGCGCTCGACGTGGGCTCGGTGCGCGAGGCGCTCGAACTGGTTGCCAAGCTGGCGCAGGACGTCGGCATGTTCAAGGTCGGCAAGCAACTCTTCCTGCATGCCGGCCCGCAGATCGTGCGCGACATCCGCGATCGCGGCGGCGAAGTGTTTCTCGATCTCAAGTTTCACGACATCCCGCGCACCGTTGCCAAAGCCGGCGTCGAAGCCGCGCGCATGGGCGCGCGCATGTTCGATCTGCACGCCTCCGGCAGTCTCGAGATGATGCAACGCACGGTCAACGAGGTCGGCAAAGTCTGCCGCAGTGAAGGCCTCCGCAAGCCGAAGATTCTCGCCGTCACTGTGCTGACCAGTCTGAACCGCGACGACCTCAAGCGCGTTGGCGTGATGAGCGGTGTCGAAGGTCAGGTGGTGCGCTTGGCGCGGCTCGCGAAGCTCGCCGGCATGGACGGTGTGATCACGTCGCCGCTCGAGATCGGCCGCATTCGCAAGGAGTGCGGACGCGGCTTCATCATCATCACCCCCGGTGCTCAAGCACAGGAGGGTGACGGCGACGATCCGAATCAGCAGCGCGCGATGACGTCCGAAGAAGCGGTCCGTGCCGGCGCTGACTACTTGATGGTAGGCCGGCCGATTCGGGACGCCAGCGATCCGGTCGCCGCCGCGCGCGACACTGTCGCCGCCATGGAGCGCGGCCTCGCCAGCGTCGAACGCCGCGTGCGGTTATTCAGCGAGCGGAAGCCGTGA